A stretch of the Vitis vinifera cultivar Pinot Noir 40024 chromosome 16, ASM3070453v1 genome encodes the following:
- the LOC132252682 gene encoding rust resistance kinase Lr10-like, producing MSIEGLISSLQYCRGDYQMSISLKMVFLYLCCCLTVIISSFAETGVSQDECMVSQSCSLQGPPIHFPFRLKGHQYPDHCGCSLFDLSCRERNQTILELPDSVNLLVKDINYTSQEILVQDPDNCFPRQLRNLNLTSSPFQFLDDDVEDLTFFKCPSRNSTTYYDGSSVSFIPCLGGPGFQVYAIYSLGNPIIAYLPSCSKMYNVAAAPYDVISSQKNATRLTWTKLPHCEAEGATKKKLIVTGESLGSLFLVTLVFALYRVYSSNESKRQHKIKVIKFLEDYRALKPSRYSYNDIKRITDGFKEKLGEGGYGTVYKGKLSNEILVAVKILNNSNGNGEEFINEVGTIGRIHHINVVRLIGFCSDGCRRALIYEFLPNESLEKFIFSNHSLGWDKLQDIAIGIAKGIEYLHQGCDQRILHFDIKPHNILLDHNFNPKISDFGLAKLCSKEQSAVSMSVIRGTMGYIAPEMISRNFGNVSYKSDVYSFGMLLIEMVGGRKNIDTTVKNTSQVYFPEWVYNRLDKREELHIPIEEENDGEIAKKLLIVGLWCIQWCPTNRPSMKFIIQMLEGEGNNLSMPPNPFTSMGPTRTSPNMHQQELTVISEIE from the exons ATGTCCATTGAGGGGCTCATCAGTAGCTTGCAGTACTGCAGAGGAGACTATCAGATGAGCATTTCCTTGAAAATGGTATTCCTCTATCTGTGTTGCTGCTTGACTGTAATAATTAGTAGTTTTGCAGAGACTGGAGTGAGCCAAGATGAGTGCATGGTGTCACAGAGTTGCAGCCTCCAGGGCCCCCCCATCCATTTCCCATTCCGGCTTAAAGGCCACCAGTACCCAGACCACTGTGGCTGCTCTTTGTTTGATCTCTCCTGCAGAGAGAGGAATCAGACAATTCTAGAGCTGCCAGACTCAGTAAACCTCTTGGTGAAGGACATAAATTACACATCTCAGGAAATCCTTGTTCAGGACCCTGATAATTGCTTCCCAAGGCAGCTTCGTAATCTCAATTTAACTTCCTCTCCCTTCCAGTTCTTGGATGATGACGTAGAGGACCTCACCTTCTTCAAATGCCCTTCAAGAAACAGTACTACATATTATGATGGATCCTCTGTGTCATTCATCCCTTGCCTTGGAGGGCCTGGCTTCCAAGTTTATGCTATTTATTCATTGGGAAACCCCATTATCGCGTACCTACCATCTTGCAGCAAGATGTACAACGTCGCAGCAGCTCCTTATGACGTTATTAGCTCACAGAAAAATGCTACTCGGCTGACATGGACCAAGTTGCCACACTGCGAAGCAGAAG gtgcaacaaaaaaaaaattaattgttacAG GTGAAAGCCTTGGTTCCCTTTTTCTTGTGACACTTGTCTTTGCACTCTACCGAGTTTATAGCTCAAATGAATCGAAAAGACAGCACAAAATAAAGGTTATAAAGTTCTTGGAAGATTACAGAGCCCTCAAGCCCTCAAGATACTCTTATAATGATATTAAGAGGATTACAGATGGGttcaaggaaaaattaggtGAAGGAGGTTATGGAACTGTCTATAAAGGAAAGCTTTCTAATGAAATTCTTGTTGCCGTGAAGATCTTGAATAATTCTAATGGAAATGGTGAAGAATTCATTAATGAAGTGGGGACAATAGGTAGAATCCACCATATCAATGTTGTTCGCTTGATTGGCTTCTGTTCTGATGGGTGTCGAAGAGCTCTTATCTATGAGTTCTTACCAAATGAGTCGCTAGagaaattcatattttcaaaccatTCACTTGGTTGGGATAAGCTTCAAGATATTGCTATAGGCATAGCCAAAGGAATTGAGTATCTTCACCAAGGATGTGATCAAAGAATCCTCCATTTCGACATCAAACCTCACAATATTTTGctagatcataattttaatcCAAAGATATCAGATTTTGGTCTAGCCAAATTGTGTTCTAAGGAGCAAAGTGCAGTTTCTATGAGTGTAATTAGGGGGACCATGGGTTATATTGCACCGGAAATGATATCTAGGAATTTTGGCAATGTTTCCTACAAGTcagatgtttatagttttggaatgttaTTGATTGAAATGGTAGGAGGAAGGAAGAATATAGACACTACAGTAAAGAACACTAGCCAAGTATATTTTCCAGAATGGGTTTATAATCGTCTGGATAAAAGGGAAGAGTTGCACATTCCGATTGAGGAAGAAAATGATGGTGAAATAGCAAAGAAACTATTAATTGTGGGACTTTGGTGCATTCAATGGTGCCCAACGAACCGTCCTtccatgaaatttattattcaGATGTTAGAAGGAGAAGGAAACAATTTAAGTATGCCTCCAAACCCATTTACTTCCATGGGCCCAACAAGAACAAGTCCAAACATGCATCAACAAGAGTTGACAGTCATCTCTGAAATAGAGTAA
- the LOC132255271 gene encoding LEAF RUST 10 DISEASE-RESISTANCE LOCUS RECEPTOR-LIKE PROTEIN KINASE-like 2.2 isoform X1 codes for MMLREENLVGVGLLTILHVCFLSVCVADKNQTFKSSCGDMNISDPFYLEDDYAPNLGHHHLLKLICENNRTMVNLNFSGKYHVADINYSSHTIRVVDPGLKKKGMGNCFSYPLYYLSDYPVGYYFPRHSHPVVFITCPWPITGDKIHNKSIPIIPCNTNRSSPFSKPYAYAIVGDLEFGDIPDSCILDGNIVTQSKAVAEGRHLSMSDLQEELLMGFELSFMYFICDRECEVKGLSCDTNFISNTFKCYNYSNTFKSYNSPILSNATTVCWYYVCFKPTWIWTLILNLFDLIDYIVNLSNFTIGELKKDLRDDYYFDNDIEAIGFWILQKIVIIYVGVRIVLGMFMFAYLIYKFRRRHLSLDDNIEEFLQNHKSLQLIKYSYYDIKKMTNSFKDKLGQGGFGSVYKGKLKSGRVVAVKVLLMSKADGQDFINEVATIGRIHHINVVKLVGFCIEGSKWALIYDFMPNGSLDKFIFPKHENNTPLSWERLYKIALGVGRGIEYLHQGCDMKILHFDIKPHNILLDEDFTPKVSDFGLAKLYSTDESIVSLTKARGTMGYIAPELFYKNIGCISNKADVYSFGMLLMEMVGKRKNLNALADHSSQIYFPSWIYDKFYQGEDIEMEDATDSEKISVKKMVIVALWCIQMKPTDRPSMSKALKMLEGEIELLQMPPKPALYYDELKVEDQVSNQVGVPVSSLNAMDASTLTGR; via the exons ATGATGTTGAGGGAAGAAAATCTTGTGGGAGTAGGGCTTCTAACAATCCTCCATGTGTGCTTCCTTTCTGTTTGCGTTGCAGATAAAAATCAGACCTTCAAATCTTCTTGCGGAGATATGAACATCAGTGACCCTTTCTATTTGGAAGATGATTATGCGCCTAACCTCGGTCATCATCACCTCTTGAAATTGATCTGTGAAAATAATCGTACTATGGTAAACCTGAATTTCAGCGGAAAATACCATGTTGCAGACATCAACTACAGTAGCCATACCATTCGGGTAGTGGATCCGGGCCTAAAGAAAAAGGGCATGGGAAACTGTTTCTCCTATCCTCTCTATTACTTGAGTGATTATCCAGTTGGATATTACTTTCCTAGACATTCTCATCCTGTAGTTTTCATTACATGCCCATGGCCGATCACTGGTGACAAGATTCATAATAAGTCTATTCCTATCATTCCATGCAACACGAATCGCAGCTCCCCTTTCTCGAAACCATACGCGTATGCAATAGTTGGAGATTTGGAGTTCGGAGATATTCCCGATTCATGCATCTTGGATGGGAATATCGTCACTCAGTCAAAGGCCGTTGCGGAGGGAAGACATTTATCAATGTCAGATTTGCAAGAAGAGCTACTCATGGGGTTTGAACTTTCATTTATGTATTTCATCTGCGACAGAGAATGCGAAGTGAAAGGGCTATCCTGTGATACGAATTTCATCAGCAATACTTTCAAATGCTACAACTACAGCAATACTTTCAAATCGTACAACTCACCAATACTTTCAAATGCTACAACTGTGTGTTGGTATTACGTCTGCTTCAAGCCAACAT GGATCTGgacattgattttaaatctgTTTGACTTAATTG ACTACATAGTGAATCTCTCAAATTTTACAATTGGAG AACTTAAAAAAGATCTTCGGGACGACTACTACTTTGACAATGACATTGAGGCCATTG GATTCTGGATATTACAAAAGATTG TCATAATATACGTTGGAGTACGAATTGTACTTGGGATGTTCATGTTTGCCTACTTAATCTACAAGTTTCGGCGGAGACACTTATCATTAGATGATAATATTGAAGAATTCCTGCAAAATCACAAAAGTCTTCAACTCATAAAGTACTCTTATTATGATATAAAGAAGATGACCAATAGTTTCAAGGATAAATTAGGACAAGGAGGCTTTGGCTCTGTTTATAAAGGAAAGCTCAAGAGTGGTCGAGTTGTTGCAGTAAAAGTACTGCTTATGTCTAAAGCTGATGGGCAAGATTTTATCAATGAGGTGGCTACAATTGGAAGGATCCATCATATTAATGTGGTGAAACTTGTTGGATTTTGCATAGAAGGTTCAAAATGGGCTCTTATATATGACTTCATGCCTAATGGATCTCTTGATAAGTTTATTTTTCCGAAACATGAAAACAATACCCCCTTAAGTTGGGAGAGGTTGTATAAGATTGCACTTGGAGTAGGGCGTGGGATTGAATACTTACATCAAGGTTGTGATATGAAAATTCtgcattttgatatcaaaccaCACAATATTCTTCTCGATGAAGACTTCACTCcaaaagtttcagattttggCCTTGCAAAGTTGTATTCAACAGATGAAAGTATTGTTTCTCTCACAAAAGCAAGAGGAACAATGGGATACATTGCTCCAGAATTGTTCTACAAAAACATTGGATGCATATCAAACAAGGccgatgtttatagttttggaatgttgttgaTGGAAATGGTGGGTAAAAGGAAGAATTTGAATGCATTAGCAGATCACTCAAGTCAAATATACTTCCCATCATGGATCTATGATAAATTTTACCAAGGGGAGGACATTGAAATGGAAGATGCCACAGATAGTGAAAAAATATctgtaaaaaaaatggtgatagTTGCATTATGGTGTATACAGATGAAGCCCACAGACCGTCCTTCCATGAGCAAAGCATTGAAGATGCTAGAAGGTGAGATTGAACTCTTGCAAATGCCTCCTAAGCCTGCTCTATATTATGATGAATTGAAGGTAGAGGATCAGGTGAGCAATCAAGTAGGAGTACCAGTTTCATCACTTAATGCCATGGATGCAAGCACCTTAACCGGAAGGTAG
- the LOC132255271 gene encoding PR5-like receptor kinase isoform X2, which produces MMLREENLVGVGLLTILHVCFLSVCVADKNQTFKSSCGDMNISDPFYLEDDYAPNLGHHHLLKLICENNRTMVNLNFSGKYHVADINYSSHTIRVVDPGLKKKGMGNCFSYPLYYLSDYPVGYYFPRHSHPVVFITCPWPITGDKIHNKSIPIIPCNTNRSSPFSKPYAYAIVGDLEFGDIPDSCILDGNIVTQSKAVAEGRHLSMSDLQEELLMGFELSFMYFICDRECEVKGLSCDTNFISNTFKCYNYSNTFKSYNSPILSNATTVCWYYVCFKPTYYIVNLSNFTIGELKKDLRDDYYFDNDIEAIGFWILQKIVIIYVGVRIVLGMFMFAYLIYKFRRRHLSLDDNIEEFLQNHKSLQLIKYSYYDIKKMTNSFKDKLGQGGFGSVYKGKLKSGRVVAVKVLLMSKADGQDFINEVATIGRIHHINVVKLVGFCIEGSKWALIYDFMPNGSLDKFIFPKHENNTPLSWERLYKIALGVGRGIEYLHQGCDMKILHFDIKPHNILLDEDFTPKVSDFGLAKLYSTDESIVSLTKARGTMGYIAPELFYKNIGCISNKADVYSFGMLLMEMVGKRKNLNALADHSSQIYFPSWIYDKFYQGEDIEMEDATDSEKISVKKMVIVALWCIQMKPTDRPSMSKALKMLEGEIELLQMPPKPALYYDELKVEDQVSNQVGVPVSSLNAMDASTLTGR; this is translated from the exons ATGATGTTGAGGGAAGAAAATCTTGTGGGAGTAGGGCTTCTAACAATCCTCCATGTGTGCTTCCTTTCTGTTTGCGTTGCAGATAAAAATCAGACCTTCAAATCTTCTTGCGGAGATATGAACATCAGTGACCCTTTCTATTTGGAAGATGATTATGCGCCTAACCTCGGTCATCATCACCTCTTGAAATTGATCTGTGAAAATAATCGTACTATGGTAAACCTGAATTTCAGCGGAAAATACCATGTTGCAGACATCAACTACAGTAGCCATACCATTCGGGTAGTGGATCCGGGCCTAAAGAAAAAGGGCATGGGAAACTGTTTCTCCTATCCTCTCTATTACTTGAGTGATTATCCAGTTGGATATTACTTTCCTAGACATTCTCATCCTGTAGTTTTCATTACATGCCCATGGCCGATCACTGGTGACAAGATTCATAATAAGTCTATTCCTATCATTCCATGCAACACGAATCGCAGCTCCCCTTTCTCGAAACCATACGCGTATGCAATAGTTGGAGATTTGGAGTTCGGAGATATTCCCGATTCATGCATCTTGGATGGGAATATCGTCACTCAGTCAAAGGCCGTTGCGGAGGGAAGACATTTATCAATGTCAGATTTGCAAGAAGAGCTACTCATGGGGTTTGAACTTTCATTTATGTATTTCATCTGCGACAGAGAATGCGAAGTGAAAGGGCTATCCTGTGATACGAATTTCATCAGCAATACTTTCAAATGCTACAACTACAGCAATACTTTCAAATCGTACAACTCACCAATACTTTCAAATGCTACAACTGTGTGTTGGTATTACGTCTGCTTCAAGCCAACAT ACTACATAGTGAATCTCTCAAATTTTACAATTGGAG AACTTAAAAAAGATCTTCGGGACGACTACTACTTTGACAATGACATTGAGGCCATTG GATTCTGGATATTACAAAAGATTG TCATAATATACGTTGGAGTACGAATTGTACTTGGGATGTTCATGTTTGCCTACTTAATCTACAAGTTTCGGCGGAGACACTTATCATTAGATGATAATATTGAAGAATTCCTGCAAAATCACAAAAGTCTTCAACTCATAAAGTACTCTTATTATGATATAAAGAAGATGACCAATAGTTTCAAGGATAAATTAGGACAAGGAGGCTTTGGCTCTGTTTATAAAGGAAAGCTCAAGAGTGGTCGAGTTGTTGCAGTAAAAGTACTGCTTATGTCTAAAGCTGATGGGCAAGATTTTATCAATGAGGTGGCTACAATTGGAAGGATCCATCATATTAATGTGGTGAAACTTGTTGGATTTTGCATAGAAGGTTCAAAATGGGCTCTTATATATGACTTCATGCCTAATGGATCTCTTGATAAGTTTATTTTTCCGAAACATGAAAACAATACCCCCTTAAGTTGGGAGAGGTTGTATAAGATTGCACTTGGAGTAGGGCGTGGGATTGAATACTTACATCAAGGTTGTGATATGAAAATTCtgcattttgatatcaaaccaCACAATATTCTTCTCGATGAAGACTTCACTCcaaaagtttcagattttggCCTTGCAAAGTTGTATTCAACAGATGAAAGTATTGTTTCTCTCACAAAAGCAAGAGGAACAATGGGATACATTGCTCCAGAATTGTTCTACAAAAACATTGGATGCATATCAAACAAGGccgatgtttatagttttggaatgttgttgaTGGAAATGGTGGGTAAAAGGAAGAATTTGAATGCATTAGCAGATCACTCAAGTCAAATATACTTCCCATCATGGATCTATGATAAATTTTACCAAGGGGAGGACATTGAAATGGAAGATGCCACAGATAGTGAAAAAATATctgtaaaaaaaatggtgatagTTGCATTATGGTGTATACAGATGAAGCCCACAGACCGTCCTTCCATGAGCAAAGCATTGAAGATGCTAGAAGGTGAGATTGAACTCTTGCAAATGCCTCCTAAGCCTGCTCTATATTATGATGAATTGAAGGTAGAGGATCAGGTGAGCAATCAAGTAGGAGTACCAGTTTCATCACTTAATGCCATGGATGCAAGCACCTTAACCGGAAGGTAG